A window of the Vigna angularis cultivar LongXiaoDou No.4 chromosome 3, ASM1680809v1, whole genome shotgun sequence genome harbors these coding sequences:
- the LOC128195727 gene encoding uncharacterized protein LOC128195727, protein MASRPSSPPSPVRSDVSSLVRVMESFVVAMQQQNASLTQQNTIALQQLEAARVSAEAQQRQYVELMNGGARISTDHFYIPPTPIHEWSLENFLQHHPAKFCGNTSADEADQWFRDMERIFNAKNCPEENRLAYTEYLLSAEASHWWTSTRTLLERSGTPITWNLFKKRFYAEYFPDSVRFTKEVEFLQLVQGGMSVTEYADKFKHLIRFHTLDMDEEWQCRKFENGLRGDIKLLVKGLCIKEFPTLVERAKVLEKTKNEVQNQQRQPQRIGGPSGSKFNHGDNKFNHGDKRKPYSKPPFQANKRPSFHPSGQVGQSSVVKCFRCGGPHYKSVCPQLVGPMKCYTCGKEGHFARNCPTSKESRLQLPTN, encoded by the coding sequence ATGGCATCCAGACCATCTTCTCCTCCTTCACCTGTACGGTCTGATGTTTCTAGTCTGGTAAGAGTAATGGAATCATTTGTGGTGGCGATGCAGCAGCAGAATGCATCCTTGACGCAACAAAACACAATTGCGTTACAACAATTGGAAGCTGCTAGGGTGTCAGCGGAGGCACAACAGAGGCAATATGTGGAATTAATGAATGGTGGTGCAAGAATTTCCACTGATCATTTTTATATTCCACCTACTCCAATACATGAATGGAGCCTGGAGAATTTTCTTCAACACCATCCAGCTAAATTCTGTGGCAATACTAGTGCAGATGAAGCAGACCAATGGTTTAGAGACATGGAGAGGATTTTCAATGCCAAAAACTGCCCAGAAGAGAATAGATTggcttatactgaatatttatTATCAGCAGAGGCCAGTCACTGGTGGACCAGTACAAGGACATTGTTGGAAAGAAGTGGTACCCCGATCACCTGGAACTtattcaagaagaggttctatGCTGAATATTTCCCTGACAGTGTAAGGTTTACCAAAGAAGTGGAGTTTCTTCAGCTAGTGCAAGGAGGAATGTCCGTGACGGAATATGCCGATAAGTTTAAGCATCTGATCCGCTTCCACACTCTGGATATGGATGAAGAATGGCAATGtaggaagtttgaaaatggCCTTCGAGGAGATATCAAATTGTTAGTAAAAGGTTTATGTATTAAGGAGTTTCCTACATTAGTGGAGAGGGCCAAAGTGTTAGAAAAGACCAAGAATGAAGTGCAAAATCAGCAAAGACAGCCACAGAGGATTGGTGGACCATCTGGGTCCAAGTTCAATCATGGAGATAACAAGTTCAATCATGGAGACAAGAGGAAGCCCTATTCTAAACCTCCTtttcaagcaaacaaaagaCCTTCGTTTCATCCATCAGGTCAAGTAGGACAATCTAGCGTGGTGAAATGTTTTCGCTGTGGAGGACCACATTATAAGTCTGTTTGCCCTCAGTTAGTTGGTCCGATGAAGTGTTATACCTGCGGGAAGGAGGGACACTTTGCCAGGAATTGTCCCACATCTAAAGAATCAAGGCTTCAACTACCAACTAATTAG